TACTGGTTTTCCAAAACTTTATCATGCGCATTTTACGGACAACCAGCGGCTTTTCGAACAGGGTCTAGCCAAGGGCGGACTGATGTATGAGGCCAGTGTGGGTGGTCAGAAGTTCAAGTTTATCCCCAAAGACTAGGCTCACTAAAAAGACTCCAGGACTGTCAGCGTGATTCAGGGGGCTTGAAGGTTCGACAAGTGGGTTCAAGTTATGAAATATTTTTTGAATTCCTCGCCACTTTGTTGAATTAGGCATGTCCTCAGGTTTTAGCCCTAGGTCGCTTTCATCTCATGTTTGTCACTAATAAATATTGCTCCCTCCTGATTTTGCTGAGTACCTCGATCCTTTTGGTAGGGCAGGAGGTTCCTGTGCCCAATCGTGTCAATCGGGGGAATCCTTATTCCGGGAATCCCAACCAGCGAGTCGAGGAAACCGCTGAACAAACCGAGGCCAGAAATACCTTCGTAGACAATCGCGTCTTCAGTGACCTGTTTGAGACAGGCCTGCCTTCCTTCTTTCGGAAAGGGAATTACCGCTTACGCTTGAATCCAAAATTTGGGGACTTTTTTGAGGATGAGTATGTTCGTTTTCCGATAGGGTTAGAGTATAGTTTCAGTAACCACTTCGAAGGAATTGTGGATATCGGCACCTATTTCCCGAATCCGTTTAATAGTGGAGGAAGTTGGGGTACTTATAACCTGAGACTTGGGGGAAAATACAGTTGGTGGAGCGTTGCCGATAGCGAGTATAACGTCTCTGTGGGATTCAAATCCGATATGCCATGGTCAAATCCACCTCTGGAAGTGACAGATGGCTGGGCCCGATATGAGCCTTTTGTTTCAATCAGTCGAGAGTTGAGCGATGACCCAGCGAAGCTTGTATATCTGAACGTTGCCTACGAATTAGTCGGGACTTCGCCCTTTACTTCTAATCCGGTTAGTCCTCGACCCAAGGACCGTATTTTCTTACGTCCCGGGGTTATTTACTATCCAGGCGGCAATTTTCGCTACTCGGCTGAACTGGAATACCGGACCAGCCTTTTCGATGGTCGGACTCCCGTGGCTGCGGACTATGTCGATTGGGTAGGGACCCGGGAGTACAAGCGTGCGTTCAACGAAGTACATGAAGTTATAATTTCTCCGGGTATTACCTGGTTCCCAACTGAAGAATTTCGCAAAGGATTTTTCGTTCCGGGTAACTGGGATGTGGGTTTAAAATTGGACATCCCAATTATTGAAGAAACGGATGAGGACATCGGTGTTTCCTTACGGTTTCGCTGGTACTACGACTACGACGAATATCTTAAGAATTACGTGAAGAGTTGGTGGCCGCTTTGAACAGATAATGTGTGAGTCCCTCTTTTACGGTAGAGGAACCGAAAACACGGTCGTAAAAATATATTCCGAACCGAGCGCAAAGAGCAGTGCCATTTGGGCGATTGAGACCATTCGAGGTCGTTGCCACTCCGAGAGTGTGGCGCCCAGCAAAAATAAAGCAGGTGCAGTCACCAACCCATAGGGTAATCCAACTTGAAGGCTCGCGATGTACCCTATCATGATTGCCGCGGCAACCATGGCCATGGGTGCACTCTTCGAAGTTCCTTCGGCTTTGTCATCCGGGTTACGAAGCTTGCCGATTATGACAAGAATTCCGAGTACGGCAACAATCGCTATTAACCATGCGGGGAAATTAGGAAGATCGGGTGAGGCTTCTGTTTTAAAGTTTCCGAGCTCGTTCTTTTTTTTGTCCAGGTAATCGACGAGTTCTTTTCCTTTCCGAAAATCAAGACCAACGGATTGTTGCTCTAATCCAGCGATAACCTCCGGGTCTGCCATGGTGGCTTGCAACATATCAGCCAGCTGATCGATCACCGCTTGAGGAGTTCCTTTGGGTGCCCAGAAATAATAGGCATTTCCGGAGTAGATTGGAATTCCCTGTTCAGCGGCTGTTTCCACGTTGGGGAGAGTACTGGTCCGGCTTCCATCGAGTACCGCAATCGCTTTGATATTTTGATCCGGAGGTGTCCCATCCGAAGCGCGATAAGCCGTGTACTCGCCAATGGAAAATATGGCTGCATCGAGATGGCCGCCCAGTAGTTGGGTAAAACGTTTCTGACCACCACCGCTTGAAATATAGTTAACCTCGGCTCCGGGTTTCGACTGCTCAATCACTTTGGCATTAAAATATGCTGGGGATCCGACGTCTGCTCCGAAACGTATGCTCTTGGGTTTGGCTGCCGCTTCTTCCAGTAAGGTCGACAAATCATGAAAGGCAGAGTCTTCCCGAACTACAACGAGGGTTGTCAGGTTTCCTGTTTGCGCAATCGGCGTAAAATCATCCGGGCCAAAAGTAACGGTGCCGGATAGTTGGGAGGTTAGGAGAGCATCGTGATGACAAAGAATACGGTATCCATCTGGTCGAGACCCCAGAACGAATCTTGATCCAATGGTGGCACCTCCGCCTGGTTGATTGATAATTACCAGGGGTTGCGGAAGAACTCCTTGGGATGCTATCGATTTCTGAATGATGCGTGCGAAGGTATCGGTACCACCTCCTGCCGTATAGGGGACGACCACCTGAATCGGGTGATTGGGAAATGCGGTACTCCCATTTCCTCCCAGGCTCGAAAGTCGCCAGAAAAGCAGGAGGCAGATCAGGATGGTTGAAACAACTGAAAGAATAACTCGGTAGGTTTTCATTCAGCGACTAAGGGGGGTTGAAGCTTTCGACAATTGTTTCCGTAAAAATGGAAGCATCAACATGGTGAGAGCTACCAAAAGAAATACCAGTGGGATAGGGCGGGTGACTATGGGAAGCCAGGATCCGTTTGTTGATATGAGTCCCGATGTGAGATTCTCCTCGGCAATGGGCCCAAGGACGAAACCGATCACGAAGGGAGCAAGTGGAATATTTTTTGATTCCAAAAGAAAACCCAGGGCACCGAAACCGAGCATCACCCAGACATCGAACAAGCGATTGGAGAGCGCGAACGAGCCTATCACACAAAATATAAGAATAACCGGTAGTAGATAGTTTCTTGGGATCTGAGAAATTTTGGCGAGGCCTCGCATGGAAACAATCATGATCACTGCCATCGCAATATTGGCCAGGAACATGGCACCCATAATCGTATAAACCATAACGGGGTGTTCTTCAAACAAGCGTGGGCCGGGTTGCAAACCATGAATCACCAAGGCACCTAAAAGTACGGCTTCCACCACCGATCCCGGCAGCCCCATCGAGATTAAAGGAATCAAGGCACCGCCGATCGTCGCATTGTTCGCCGCCTCGCCCGCGACAACTCCATCTTCACAGCCGGTCCCAAATTTCTCGGGGTTTTTTGAAGAACTTTTCGCTACGGTATAGGCCGTGACCGATCCAATGTTCCCCCCGATGCCCGGCAACAACCCGATCCATGTCCCAATGACGGATGAACGTATCAGGTTGAACCAGTGGTGGGTGAAGTCCCTCCATTTGATCGAGACTCCTTTCGTCTCAATGGCCTTCATCGTGTTCTCTTTCTTGATATCCATGATGTCCCGAAAAATTTGGTTCACCGCAAAAAGACCAATGAGCACCGGGAGCAATTTAAAGCCATCAAGCAGCTCCTCGATACCGAAGGTTAGGCGCGTTTCCCCGGTTGCAGCAGCTATACCCGGCATGGAGAGCAGGATTCCCAGAAAGCCTGAAAACAAGGAGCGGGGAACAGACTTACCTCCAAGGCTCGCGATCAAAACCAGGGCCATCAAAACCAGGCTGAAATATTCAAACGGTCCAAACTTTGTAGATAACAGAGCAATGGGCCGTGCCAGCATTACAAGGAATCCCCAGGAAATCAGGCCCC
This portion of the Verrucomicrobiota bacterium genome encodes:
- a CDS encoding tripartite tricarboxylate transporter substrate-binding protein: MKTYRVILSVVSTILICLLLFWRLSSLGGNGSTAFPNHPIQVVVPYTAGGGTDTFARIIQKSIASQGVLPQPLVIINQPGGGATIGSRFVLGSRPDGYRILCHHDALLTSQLSGTVTFGPDDFTPIAQTGNLTTLVVVREDSAFHDLSTLLEEAAAKPKSIRFGADVGSPAYFNAKVIEQSKPGAEVNYISSGGGQKRFTQLLGGHLDAAIFSIGEYTAYRASDGTPPDQNIKAIAVLDGSRTSTLPNVETAAEQGIPIYSGNAYYFWAPKGTPQAVIDQLADMLQATMADPEVIAGLEQQSVGLDFRKGKELVDYLDKKKNELGNFKTEASPDLPNFPAWLIAIVAVLGILVIIGKLRNPDDKAEGTSKSAPMAMVAAAIMIGYIASLQVGLPYGLVTAPALFLLGATLSEWQRPRMVSIAQMALLFALGSEYIFTTVFSVPLP
- a CDS encoding tripartite tricarboxylate transporter permease — translated: MQEAIQQLFTPTGLFLILLGTSLGIFVGAVPGLTGTMLIALVLPLTYGADPQYALTLLISIYVGAVSGGMITSILLRMPGTPASIVTTFDGYPMAQKGQAERALGLGVMSSFVGGLISWGFLVMLARPIALLSTKFGPFEYFSLVLMALVLIASLGGKSVPRSLFSGFLGILLSMPGIAAATGETRLTFGIEELLDGFKLLPVLIGLFAVNQIFRDIMDIKKENTMKAIETKGVSIKWRDFTHHWFNLIRSSVIGTWIGLLPGIGGNIGSVTAYTVAKSSSKNPEKFGTGCEDGVVAGEAANNATIGGALIPLISMGLPGSVVEAVLLGALVIHGLQPGPRLFEEHPVMVYTIMGAMFLANIAMAVIMIVSMRGLAKISQIPRNYLLPVILIFCVIGSFALSNRLFDVWVMLGFGALGFLLESKNIPLAPFVIGFVLGPIAEENLTSGLISTNGSWLPIVTRPIPLVFLLVALTMLMLPFLRKQLSKASTPLSR